GGTCAGCGAAATCCGCGAGATCAAGCATGCCTTCCGGCGCGATATCGAACCGCAGCCCGGCATCGATTATTGAGCCTCCGGCATACCCAATCTCCGAGGCATGCTTTTTCTGTCCAGACAAAACGGCAACAAAGCAGCAACCCCCTAGGAGACGGCCATGAAAAAATCGCTATTCTTGGTGCTTTTTCCAGCTCTGCTCGGTCTGCTGACAGGTTGTGGATCGGTTCTCTCCAAAGACGCCCTGTACGACGTCAACTACGAAGTGGAATATCCCCAACTGAAAGCCTCGCCGGAAACGCACCTGGGCAAGACCATCATCCTCGGCGGCTTGATTCTGGAAAACCGGATCACCGACGACGGCTCCACTCTGGAAATCCTCAAATACACCCTCGACAAGCGGGACGAACCGCAGGACCCCGATGAGCTGGGTGGACGCTTTTTGGCCCGCAGCGACCGACTGCTCGACCCGAGCATTTATAAGGAAGGGAAACTTGTCACCCTCACCGGCACCCTGCGCGGCGTCGAGGTCCGGCCTATGCAAAAAGCCCGTTACCACTATCCGGTTTTCGAAATCGGCGAACTTTACCTGTGGCCCGAGCAACGCTATGATCGCCCCTATCCCTACTACCCCTACTACGGTCCGTTCCCGTACGGGTACTATTATCCCTATTGGCGTGGACATCCCTATTGGTGGTAAGGGAAAAGGGGACGCAATCTCTGCTGACAGGAGGATGGCATGTTGAAGCCGAAAGGTTATATACGTCTGCTGGCCGGTATGCTGACCATGCTGGGACTGCTCTGGAGCGGTTCGGCACCGGCCGCCGAGCAGGAAACAACCGTCCACCAGGCTGTCGCCGTCCTCGACAAGATCATGGAGATTCCCGAATCGGCCATACCCCCCAGTCTGCTGGCCAATGCCTACGGGATCGCCATCATTCCCGGGGTGGTCAAGGGGGCCTTCATCATCGGCGGGCGTTATGGGGAAGGGGTGCTGCTGGTACGTACTCCCGGGGGAGGGTGGAGCAATCCGACCTTCCTGTCCATCGGCGGTGGCAGCTTCGGCTGGCAGATCGGCGGTCAGTCAACGGATGTCATCCTGGTGTTCAAGAGCCAACGCAGCATTGAAGACATCAAACGAGGCAAATTCACCCTCGGCGCCGACGCGGCGGTGGCCGCCGGGCCAGTGGGACGAAGGGTGGAAGGCGCCACCGACGTGATGCTCAAGGCGGAGATTCTATCCTACAGCCGTTCCCGGGGATTTTTTGCCGGCGTTTCCCTGGAAGGCTCGGTGCTGAATATCCTCTGGCAGGACAATGCCGCCTATTACGGGCGACAAAATGTTACGGTCGAGGATATTTTCTCCGGCCGCGTCCGCGGACCGGCCTCGGCGACAACCTTGCGCAGGACAGTGGACACGTACGCGCCTTAGGACAACATTTTACAACATGGAAAAACCCCGTCCTTGGTCCTTGGTCCTTGGTCCTTGGTCCTTGGTCCTTGGTCCTTGGTCCTTGGTCCTTGGTCCTTGGTCCTTGGTCCTTGGTCCTTGGTCCTCGATTGATTCTAGCTCTTACACTGATAGGCACAATACCCCGGCCGCGGACCGACCTGCGGGTGATTA
This DNA window, taken from Syntrophotalea carbinolica DSM 2380, encodes the following:
- a CDS encoding Slp family lipoprotein, which encodes MKKSLFLVLFPALLGLLTGCGSVLSKDALYDVNYEVEYPQLKASPETHLGKTIILGGLILENRITDDGSTLEILKYTLDKRDEPQDPDELGGRFLARSDRLLDPSIYKEGKLVTLTGTLRGVEVRPMQKARYHYPVFEIGELYLWPEQRYDRPYPYYPYYGPFPYGYYYPYWRGHPYWW
- a CDS encoding lipid-binding SYLF domain-containing protein, whose translation is MLKPKGYIRLLAGMLTMLGLLWSGSAPAAEQETTVHQAVAVLDKIMEIPESAIPPSLLANAYGIAIIPGVVKGAFIIGGRYGEGVLLVRTPGGGWSNPTFLSIGGGSFGWQIGGQSTDVILVFKSQRSIEDIKRGKFTLGADAAVAAGPVGRRVEGATDVMLKAEILSYSRSRGFFAGVSLEGSVLNILWQDNAAYYGRQNVTVEDIFSGRVRGPASATTLRRTVDTYAP